One window of Phycisphaeraceae bacterium genomic DNA carries:
- a CDS encoding sigma-54-dependent Fis family transcriptional regulator has product MEAVKQLLGKQLRHVEGSGPVKTLTDQVEFDEVHLLSDKEPELAKQFAAWIGSKARVHTVRLPSPVDYSAIFEAADGVLGKVTSQVQGECSVSIHLSPGTPAMTAVWVLLGKSRYPATFYQTFRGRVIPTSIPFDLLVDYLPTVLHASDRLIQGANVADAASEGFGGVIGRSPQIREAITRAKRIALRDVGVLLLGESGVGKDVFARALHAASRRSAKPFVAINCAAVPKELLESELFGHKKGSFTGAAADRVGAFEQADSGTLFLDEVGECDLSMQAKLLRVLQPGQDEPPSARTFKRVGDSEDRHSDVRIIAATNRDLQAEVAAGRFREDLYYRLAAFTLKIPPLRQRTTDIPAIADHLLARINADFAKAEPGYQDKRLSVGTKRFLCQQAWPGNVRQLQNVLLQAAVMIDGPSIEPRDIEAGLSDSARGDRLLGAELPIGEGFSLTKHLEEVQRRYLARAMQEANGKKTVAAKLLGYPSYQTLAAQLERLKVDWDEGLDGV; this is encoded by the coding sequence GTGGAAGCTGTGAAGCAGCTCCTCGGTAAGCAACTTCGGCACGTTGAAGGGTCAGGCCCGGTCAAGACCCTGACGGATCAGGTCGAGTTCGATGAGGTTCACCTGCTGAGCGATAAGGAGCCTGAACTCGCCAAGCAGTTCGCTGCCTGGATCGGCTCAAAGGCCCGTGTCCACACCGTCAGGCTTCCGAGTCCCGTCGACTATTCCGCCATCTTCGAGGCCGCTGACGGAGTGCTTGGCAAGGTCACGTCGCAGGTTCAAGGTGAGTGCTCGGTGTCAATCCACCTGAGCCCCGGGACGCCGGCGATGACGGCCGTTTGGGTACTTTTGGGCAAGAGCCGGTATCCAGCGACCTTCTACCAGACCTTCCGCGGTCGCGTGATCCCCACGTCGATTCCATTCGACCTACTCGTCGACTACCTCCCGACCGTACTCCATGCTTCCGATCGGTTGATCCAGGGCGCGAACGTCGCCGACGCCGCCAGTGAAGGCTTCGGAGGCGTGATCGGCCGGAGCCCCCAGATCCGCGAAGCCATCACCCGCGCCAAGCGAATCGCCCTCCGAGACGTTGGCGTTCTCCTCCTTGGCGAGAGCGGCGTCGGCAAGGATGTCTTTGCCCGCGCGCTGCACGCTGCCAGTCGTCGCAGCGCCAAACCCTTCGTCGCCATCAACTGTGCCGCTGTGCCGAAAGAACTCCTCGAATCTGAGCTGTTCGGCCACAAAAAGGGTTCGTTTACAGGTGCAGCCGCAGATCGGGTGGGAGCTTTCGAACAGGCGGATTCCGGCACCCTCTTCTTGGACGAGGTCGGTGAGTGTGACCTTTCGATGCAGGCCAAGCTCTTGCGTGTGCTTCAGCCCGGACAGGATGAGCCTCCATCGGCCCGCACGTTCAAGCGGGTTGGCGATTCCGAAGACAGGCACTCTGACGTCAGGATCATCGCCGCAACCAACCGCGATCTTCAGGCCGAGGTGGCTGCGGGCAGGTTCCGCGAGGACCTGTACTACCGGCTGGCCGCGTTTACGCTGAAAATCCCGCCGCTCAGGCAACGAACGACCGACATCCCCGCCATCGCTGACCACCTGCTCGCCCGGATTAATGCAGACTTCGCCAAAGCCGAACCCGGCTACCAAGACAAGCGGCTTTCTGTGGGCACAAAGAGGTTTCTCTGCCAGCAGGCCTGGCCGGGGAATGTACGACAACTCCAGAATGTCCTCCTCCAGGCGGCAGTGATGATCGATGGTCCGTCGATTGAACCACGAGACATCGAGGCGGGGCTGTCGGACTCTGCACGCGGCGATCGCCTGCTCGGTGCGGAGTTGCCTATCGGCGAGGGTTTTTCGCTCACAAAGCACCTCGAAGAAGTCCAGCGGCGCTATTTGGCCCGCGCCATGCAGGAGGCAAACGGCAAAAAGACCGTGGCTGCCAAGCTCCTCGGCTATCCCAGCTACCAGACGCTTGCGGCGCAGCTTGAACGTCTAAAGGTAGATTGGGACGAGGGATTAGACGGCGTCTAG
- a CDS encoding VWA domain-containing protein: protein MTTLSDFTIATPRPLPVIVLADISGSMSENGKIDSLNHALDEMIKSFATEAQDRAEIQVSVITFGKTGAQIHSELTPASKAAWSPMQADGGTPLGAAISLATSLVEDRQRIPGRAYRPAIVLVSDGQPTDEWKEPVKRLLASERGSRADRFALGIGDDADKAMLAAFLGDPAKVVLQASDARQVQTFFRWVTMSVTSRSRSATPNAAPIQPPPDLARDTF from the coding sequence ATGACCACCCTGTCGGACTTTACCATCGCCACTCCCCGACCCTTGCCCGTGATTGTCCTTGCGGACATCAGCGGCAGCATGAGCGAGAACGGCAAGATTGACTCGCTGAATCATGCTCTCGATGAGATGATCAAGTCATTTGCGACCGAAGCTCAGGATCGCGCCGAGATCCAAGTCTCCGTGATCACCTTCGGCAAGACTGGAGCTCAGATCCACTCCGAGCTCACTCCCGCGTCGAAGGCGGCTTGGTCACCGATGCAGGCTGACGGCGGCACGCCACTAGGCGCAGCTATCAGCTTGGCAACATCTCTCGTGGAGGATCGGCAGCGGATTCCCGGCCGTGCGTACAGGCCGGCGATTGTGCTGGTGTCGGATGGCCAACCAACAGACGAGTGGAAGGAGCCCGTGAAGCGGCTATTGGCCTCGGAGCGAGGTAGCCGTGCAGATCGCTTCGCGCTCGGCATCGGCGATGACGCCGACAAGGCCATGCTCGCCGCTTTCCTCGGCGATCCAGCGAAAGTGGTACTGCAAGCGAGCGATGCCCGCCAGGTCCAGACATTTTTCCGCTGGGTAACGATGAGCGTCACGTCACGCTCGAGGAGCGCGACACCAAATGCGGCACCCATCCAACCCCCCCCCGATCTCGCACGCGACACCTTCTGA
- a CDS encoding protein phosphatase 2C domain-containing protein — MRHPSNPPPISHATPSDGSCRLVRPRVRTIGASIAGPRHVREGRANQDTWASCRLPQGVVLVVSDGVGSCRYAEIGSRAACRAVRDAVQSMKPETPPTELTERITAAWNSRLERRNPTECAATCLFSVRTHGGRLLVGGLGDGLAVVTRSDGAAEPRVIPLRGGEFGETVALGDGRESRGWVVEEFDDRAGQLRTLLASDGVSQDLSQDRLQAFHDWLIATFGKLSTRRWRASLRRQLQAWPTPGATDDRTLAVMWTGGEVAT; from the coding sequence ATGCGGCACCCATCCAACCCCCCCCCGATCTCGCACGCGACACCTTCTGATGGATCGTGCCGACTTGTTCGACCCCGAGTTCGGACGATCGGCGCATCCATCGCGGGGCCTCGACACGTCCGCGAGGGTCGCGCAAATCAGGACACCTGGGCAAGCTGCCGGCTGCCCCAAGGTGTCGTCCTCGTGGTATCGGATGGTGTGGGATCTTGCCGCTACGCCGAGATCGGCTCTCGGGCGGCCTGTCGTGCGGTAAGAGATGCGGTGCAATCAATGAAGCCCGAGACACCCCCAACAGAACTGACAGAACGTATCACGGCCGCATGGAACTCGCGGTTGGAAAGGCGCAATCCAACCGAATGCGCCGCGACATGCCTTTTTTCCGTGCGCACTCACGGCGGCCGACTCCTTGTCGGCGGGCTCGGCGACGGCCTGGCGGTCGTGACCCGTTCCGACGGAGCGGCGGAGCCCCGGGTGATTCCGCTTCGAGGCGGTGAGTTCGGAGAGACGGTGGCACTTGGAGACGGACGTGAAAGCCGGGGTTGGGTTGTGGAGGAGTTCGATGATCGCGCCGGACAACTTCGCACGCTGCTGGCCAGCGACGGCGTTTCACAGGACCTGTCGCAGGACCGGCTCCAGGCCTTTCATGACTGGTTGATCGCGACATTTGGCAAACTCAGCACGAGAAGATGGCGGGCGAGCCTTCGACGGCAACTCCAGGCCTGGCCGACCCCAGGAGCTACGGACGATCGAACTCTCGCGGTCATGTGGACAGGCGGGGAGGTGGCGACGTGA
- a CDS encoding AAA family ATPase — translation MKPTELTGMFGSVVRLELRPLHGETFDGTVTAGVEALLTSSPELGPTLKVGERGFRVSGQDPRARRRIEDVIQRDLPRIAWIVQTDGAPASCRAVLLQVHEFPSGLLLPDELALHVDDELTETLMANRSLGTFDAIEEFLRQEFLLAPAYKENGWRIIVSAGRSVGSALGSGFRVHGPRLVMDIQRREIPGDDSKAAALFVKRIAPSRSSGGAATAQRLIQADIAFRDASKGSVASAVRTDLNALVQQAGSYLGIWKEYNEVERRSLENEATEFGHLAYSSWSEVREGIRFACPGLDPQGRERLRDCREDRVGLQATEEPAASDERPGGARTFVGAPVDVDSIGVIVRPRGADWPPPPQTGFLSIAVFGDRKRLARREKARDLVASARCPVPWLGLLLEGKPFPVKQRRREIALSPVARKAFKGDPTPAQEMAIDAALNTPDIAIIQGPPGTGKTRVIAALQARLAELGEGDSGPFGQTLLTSYQHDAVDNVAAASTAFGLPSFRIGVKSGHTDDGDATERWRRDLVAKLKGSVANQPATPVHVVRRNVRRLALAQQKAPSGNDASADLLQQVLAEAGPWLDAPMAEQLDKLIRQLRNPATAQRLPLEQELALRAVAGLPTTAASASDDGPHRATKALIALEGLGTGFLTELETQVISSMANWKGEGVPPGLSVLADLRTALMDRLQPPRVKEAGPLHNVLVEEALLRVQAQLESVARNTAFDASVAVEDLIDELEADPQAVREELSRYASSLASTVQHSVGTDMQAVKLSGIDLSAEEWPRFRTVIVDEAARCNPLDLMIPLSIAERRIVLVGDHRQLPHVLEPSVERELSTTATEATKEALGRSMFERLVGHVRALEQKDGVKRYVRLDTQYRMPPALGTFVNDAFYAPYGEQFTNGRPATDFAHGLTGQYAGKVAAWVDMPLQRGQELGGKSKSRPLEADWIAGEVKRLMEDRPDLTVGVITFYSAQVEALNRALGHQGIVEQDPQGVWQPTSPWKSTSGTSESRARLRVGTVDSFQGMEFDIVFLSLVRSNRLPTSDAASLRRKFGFLLLENRVCVAMSRQQRLLVVVGDADMFKDDVLANEPGVSALRQFHMFCGGAHGVRI, via the coding sequence ATGAAGCCCACAGAGTTGACTGGAATGTTCGGATCAGTGGTACGGCTTGAGCTGCGCCCCCTTCACGGCGAGACATTCGACGGTACAGTGACCGCTGGCGTCGAAGCTCTACTGACAAGCTCTCCCGAGCTCGGCCCAACGCTGAAGGTGGGAGAGCGTGGGTTTCGTGTCAGTGGGCAGGATCCCCGAGCGAGGCGTCGGATCGAGGATGTGATCCAGCGGGATCTCCCACGCATCGCGTGGATTGTGCAGACCGATGGTGCGCCCGCGAGCTGTCGTGCCGTGCTGTTGCAGGTGCACGAGTTCCCAAGTGGACTCCTGCTGCCTGATGAACTCGCGCTCCACGTTGACGACGAGCTCACAGAAACTCTGATGGCGAACCGATCGCTCGGCACATTCGACGCCATCGAGGAGTTTTTGCGACAGGAGTTCCTGCTTGCTCCCGCCTACAAAGAAAACGGCTGGAGGATCATCGTGTCAGCGGGGCGCTCAGTTGGAAGCGCACTCGGAAGCGGCTTCCGAGTACATGGTCCGCGTCTCGTGATGGATATCCAGCGGCGAGAGATCCCCGGAGATGACAGCAAGGCCGCGGCGTTGTTTGTCAAGCGCATTGCCCCAAGCCGTAGCAGCGGCGGTGCCGCAACCGCGCAGAGGCTGATCCAAGCCGACATCGCTTTCCGCGATGCCTCGAAAGGGTCGGTGGCGTCCGCGGTGCGCACCGATCTGAATGCCCTCGTTCAACAGGCAGGCAGCTACCTAGGCATCTGGAAAGAGTACAACGAGGTCGAACGCCGTTCCCTGGAGAACGAGGCGACCGAGTTCGGGCACCTGGCCTACTCGAGTTGGTCTGAAGTACGAGAGGGCATTCGCTTTGCATGTCCCGGCCTGGATCCGCAGGGGCGTGAGCGACTCCGCGACTGTCGGGAAGATCGCGTCGGCCTGCAGGCAACCGAGGAGCCGGCCGCCTCGGACGAGCGGCCTGGCGGCGCACGCACCTTTGTCGGCGCGCCGGTCGATGTCGACTCCATCGGCGTGATTGTCCGTCCTAGGGGAGCCGACTGGCCCCCGCCACCGCAGACGGGCTTCTTGAGCATCGCCGTGTTTGGTGACCGCAAGCGGTTGGCGCGACGCGAAAAGGCACGAGACTTGGTTGCATCGGCACGATGTCCGGTGCCGTGGCTAGGACTATTGCTGGAGGGCAAACCCTTCCCTGTGAAGCAGCGGCGGCGCGAGATCGCTCTATCACCGGTAGCTCGCAAAGCATTCAAGGGAGATCCCACGCCAGCGCAAGAAATGGCTATTGATGCCGCGCTGAATACGCCCGACATCGCGATCATTCAGGGACCTCCTGGAACAGGCAAGACGCGCGTGATTGCGGCGCTTCAGGCACGATTGGCGGAGCTTGGAGAGGGAGATTCAGGTCCATTCGGTCAGACGCTCCTGACGAGCTACCAGCATGACGCGGTGGACAACGTTGCTGCGGCGAGCACGGCATTTGGCCTGCCGTCATTCCGTATCGGCGTGAAGTCGGGTCACACAGACGACGGCGATGCGACCGAGCGTTGGAGGCGTGACCTTGTTGCCAAACTCAAGGGCAGCGTCGCGAATCAGCCCGCGACGCCGGTGCATGTCGTTCGACGCAATGTGCGACGCCTGGCCCTGGCCCAGCAGAAGGCTCCTTCGGGCAACGACGCGAGTGCTGATCTGCTTCAGCAGGTGCTCGCTGAAGCTGGCCCATGGCTGGACGCTCCAATGGCCGAGCAGTTGGACAAGTTGATTCGGCAACTGAGGAATCCAGCCACAGCTCAGAGGCTCCCGCTCGAGCAGGAACTGGCTCTGCGGGCGGTCGCCGGCCTCCCGACGACTGCTGCATCAGCGAGCGATGACGGACCGCACCGCGCTACGAAGGCCCTTATCGCGCTTGAGGGACTCGGCACAGGATTCCTCACCGAACTAGAAACACAGGTCATCTCGTCGATGGCAAATTGGAAGGGTGAGGGCGTTCCTCCCGGCCTATCCGTTCTCGCCGACCTTCGCACGGCACTCATGGACAGGCTCCAGCCTCCCCGGGTGAAAGAAGCTGGCCCACTACATAATGTGCTTGTAGAAGAGGCGCTCCTGCGCGTCCAAGCTCAGCTGGAAAGCGTCGCCAGAAACACCGCGTTTGACGCATCCGTGGCCGTTGAGGACTTGATCGACGAGCTGGAGGCCGATCCGCAGGCCGTGCGGGAGGAGCTCTCGCGGTACGCATCTTCCCTCGCGTCGACTGTGCAGCATTCCGTGGGAACTGACATGCAGGCGGTGAAGCTATCTGGAATCGACCTATCGGCCGAAGAATGGCCCCGCTTCCGCACCGTGATCGTGGACGAAGCGGCGAGGTGCAATCCTCTGGACCTGATGATTCCGCTATCCATCGCGGAGAGGCGCATCGTTCTCGTCGGCGACCACCGACAGCTGCCGCATGTTCTGGAGCCGAGCGTCGAGCGCGAACTCTCCACGACAGCTACAGAGGCGACGAAGGAGGCACTTGGCCGAAGCATGTTCGAACGGCTGGTCGGCCACGTGAGGGCGTTGGAGCAAAAAGACGGCGTGAAGCGATATGTTCGCCTCGACACCCAATATCGCATGCCGCCGGCGCTCGGAACGTTTGTGAACGACGCGTTCTACGCGCCTTACGGAGAGCAGTTCACCAACGGCCGGCCAGCGACAGACTTCGCACACGGCCTCACCGGTCAGTATGCAGGCAAAGTGGCAGCCTGGGTAGACATGCCGCTGCAACGAGGCCAGGAACTCGGCGGCAAGAGCAAGAGCCGCCCGCTCGAGGCCGACTGGATCGCTGGCGAAGTGAAACGGCTCATGGAAGATCGCCCCGACCTCACCGTCGGTGTCATCACGTTCTATTCCGCGCAGGTTGAGGCATTGAATCGGGCGCTCGGTCACCAAGGCATCGTCGAACAGGATCCCCAAGGTGTGTGGCAGCCCACATCGCCGTGGAAATCTACTTCAGGAACAAGCGAGAGTCGGGCTCGACTCCGGGTTGGAACGGTTGACTCGTTCCAGGGGATGGAGTTCGACATCGTGTTCCTCTCATTGGTGCGCAGCAACCGGCTTCCCACCTCGGACGCAGCCAGCCTCCGAAGGAAGTTCGGATTCTTGCTGCTGGAGAACCGGGTGTGCGTGGCGATGAGCCGCCAGCAACGGCTACTGGTTGTGGTTGGTGATGCCGACATGTTCAAGGACGACGTCTTGGCGAACGAACCTGGGGTTTCAGCGTTGCGACAGTTCCACATGTTCTGCGGAGGTGCCCATGGCGTCCGCATTTGA
- a CDS encoding AAA family ATPase — MSKKNKNKNKPWQQAGGYPGSTGGFGGLPGHSAQTILSSAGGSPLSKGGTPTSDHHSRIGASGQLGADSPSGAVGPTDGLETMSDQQLVDEARAETEALAPATTDSPDPLKDGGSPEASPASVAPPVSTQVSRAELVEALRGVRHTRDALNRLKDQADAARVAHERAKAEVATRLEELERRELALSVRETDVSKRDSEMEARRLELIALQAAASEGFPEQLRDARNALEAAHQRRVADVDAQRALLQQEREVLDKDRAALGKERVEIERAQREITYKLEHIKDMELLAEEQATARVNDRIETLERSIERGVESQKRVGDQLQRSQLRVKELEAILGTAGGASLVDLTSERDHLRKEVDRLQMELNARPGQATVELYKKAQERVDVLDVENQRLGAALSQARSELERMRMPVGEMETQRVALRSLELRNAALKEANDQLQIEVEGRLNQASGRNPYPELERMDAADSEYQNPPARFHQPPNLKQVVDDVRNRMAADEALFYDDRTIRCFLAGLAMSRLHLLQGISGTGKTSLPRAFAKALGGHADIVAVQAGWRDRQDLLGYYNAFDKKYHESSFVKALYAAQCPTWSDRLFIVVLDEMNLSYIEQFGADLLSELESPKKPNLPQLGLMDSRPPRRPTRLLEEGTAIAVPPNVWFVGTANHDETTKDFADKTYDRAHTMELPRHPTSFKPAAASVPPPASCSALRGLFDTACQRHVREATEANAFVTALEPELKGKFNIGWGNRLERQITRYAPVIVAAGGTVGEAIDHVVATKLLRKLRNRHDVRVKELQELRTALRSRWKDRKLDPAPTQCEELLTSLIRTRSFEEGEAAS; from the coding sequence ATGAGCAAGAAGAACAAGAACAAAAACAAGCCTTGGCAGCAGGCCGGCGGATATCCCGGAAGTACCGGCGGCTTTGGTGGGTTGCCTGGGCATTCTGCGCAGACCATCCTGTCATCGGCAGGTGGCTCTCCCCTGTCGAAGGGGGGAACTCCCACTTCAGACCATCACAGTCGCATCGGCGCGTCCGGGCAGTTAGGTGCGGACTCCCCTTCTGGGGCAGTTGGACCAACCGATGGACTTGAGACCATGTCGGATCAGCAGCTTGTCGACGAAGCCCGGGCAGAGACCGAGGCGTTGGCCCCGGCAACTACAGATTCACCGGACCCGCTCAAGGACGGCGGAAGCCCCGAAGCCTCGCCAGCAAGTGTCGCGCCCCCCGTCAGTACGCAGGTATCGAGGGCAGAGCTTGTTGAGGCCCTTCGCGGTGTGCGACACACAAGGGACGCCCTCAATCGCCTGAAGGATCAAGCGGACGCCGCGCGGGTCGCACATGAGCGGGCGAAAGCAGAAGTGGCGACCAGGCTGGAGGAACTGGAACGACGCGAACTTGCATTGTCGGTTAGAGAGACCGACGTTTCCAAACGAGATTCCGAAATGGAAGCCCGCAGACTGGAGTTGATCGCTTTACAGGCTGCGGCGAGTGAGGGTTTTCCTGAGCAGCTGCGCGATGCCCGGAACGCACTCGAGGCCGCGCACCAGCGCCGTGTTGCGGATGTGGATGCCCAGAGGGCGTTGTTGCAGCAGGAGCGTGAGGTCCTCGACAAAGACCGTGCTGCCCTCGGAAAAGAACGCGTTGAAATCGAGCGTGCACAGCGAGAGATCACCTACAAGCTTGAGCATATCAAGGACATGGAGCTGTTGGCCGAGGAGCAGGCGACCGCGCGGGTCAACGACCGCATTGAAACACTGGAAAGGTCCATTGAGCGAGGCGTTGAGTCACAGAAGCGCGTGGGTGACCAACTCCAGAGGTCGCAACTGCGAGTGAAGGAACTGGAGGCGATTCTTGGCACCGCTGGAGGCGCATCGCTTGTGGACCTGACTAGCGAGCGAGACCACCTTCGGAAGGAGGTGGACCGTCTGCAAATGGAGTTGAACGCGCGGCCGGGACAGGCGACAGTGGAACTATACAAGAAGGCGCAGGAGCGTGTCGACGTTCTGGATGTCGAGAACCAACGCCTGGGTGCCGCCCTGTCCCAAGCGCGATCAGAACTCGAACGAATGCGGATGCCAGTGGGCGAGATGGAAACTCAGCGTGTGGCGCTGCGCAGCCTCGAACTACGGAATGCCGCGCTCAAGGAAGCGAACGACCAGCTTCAGATTGAGGTTGAAGGTCGGCTGAATCAGGCGTCGGGCCGCAATCCGTACCCTGAACTCGAGCGGATGGACGCTGCGGATTCCGAATACCAGAATCCCCCAGCACGCTTCCATCAGCCTCCCAACCTCAAGCAGGTTGTGGATGACGTCCGCAATCGGATGGCCGCAGATGAGGCTCTGTTCTACGACGACCGCACGATCCGCTGCTTCCTGGCCGGTCTAGCGATGAGCCGCCTTCACCTTCTTCAGGGAATAAGCGGAACAGGAAAGACCAGCCTTCCCAGGGCATTTGCCAAGGCGCTCGGCGGACACGCCGACATCGTCGCCGTGCAGGCCGGATGGCGTGATCGTCAGGACCTCCTCGGGTACTACAACGCGTTCGACAAGAAGTATCACGAATCGTCCTTTGTCAAGGCGCTGTACGCCGCGCAGTGCCCTACCTGGTCCGATCGTCTCTTCATCGTGGTGCTGGACGAGATGAACCTGTCGTACATCGAACAGTTCGGCGCTGATCTGTTGTCGGAACTCGAAAGCCCCAAGAAGCCGAATCTCCCGCAACTTGGGCTGATGGATAGTCGTCCGCCGAGGCGGCCGACGCGGTTGCTCGAAGAGGGCACGGCGATTGCGGTACCGCCCAACGTGTGGTTTGTGGGTACCGCCAACCACGACGAAACGACCAAGGACTTTGCGGACAAGACGTATGACCGAGCGCACACAATGGAACTGCCCCGGCATCCGACCAGTTTCAAGCCAGCTGCGGCATCAGTGCCGCCGCCAGCGTCGTGCAGCGCGCTTCGCGGATTGTTCGACACAGCGTGCCAGCGCCATGTGCGGGAGGCCACAGAGGCCAACGCTTTCGTCACAGCGTTGGAACCGGAGCTCAAAGGCAAGTTCAACATCGGCTGGGGCAATCGCCTGGAGAGGCAAATCACCCGATATGCCCCGGTGATCGTGGCGGCTGGGGGCACGGTCGGCGAAGCCATCGACCATGTCGTCGCCACCAAGCTTCTGCGAAAGCTGCGCAATCGCCACGATGTACGCGTGAAGGAACTGCAGGAACTCCGCACGGCGCTTCGGTCGCGGTGGAAGGACCGCAAGCTCGATCCGGCACCGACTCAGTGTGAGGAGCTGTTGACTTCGCTCATACGCACCCGATCGTTTGAGGAGGGCGAGGCCGCGTCATGA
- a CDS encoding winged helix-turn-helix domain-containing protein, with protein MARKGTIKNMGKLQRELSDARKSRKAAKAAPPAKETTPTPSKRISALSAAAQVLAASEVPMRAKEMIAAMEAKGLWTSPGGKTPEATLYAAIIREIAAKGTAARFKKHERGVFVAGKGA; from the coding sequence ATGGCTCGCAAAGGCACGATCAAGAACATGGGCAAACTGCAGCGCGAATTGAGCGATGCGCGGAAGTCCCGAAAGGCGGCGAAGGCCGCGCCGCCCGCCAAGGAGACGACGCCCACCCCCTCGAAGCGCATCAGCGCCCTCAGCGCGGCGGCGCAGGTGCTCGCCGCGAGCGAAGTGCCAATGCGGGCCAAGGAGATGATCGCCGCGATGGAGGCGAAGGGTCTGTGGACGAGCCCCGGCGGGAAGACGCCCGAGGCCACGCTCTACGCCGCCATCATCCGCGAGATCGCCGCCAAGGGAACGGCCGCACGGTTCAAGAAGCACGAGCGCGGGGTGTTCGTGGCGGGGAAGGGAGCCTGA